In the genome of Longimicrobiaceae bacterium, the window GCTCCCGAACGGCGTGTACCGCGCGACGGCGAAGCTCTTCCTGGGCAGCTGCGGGCAGGGACCGCGCGTCGCGAGGCGTCATCCACCCAATCTACTGCTGGATCCCTACTAATGCAAACTATTTATCGTCCGGAGTAATAACCGGACAGTACTGAAGACTGATAGAAGAGGGGCGGCCGACGCGATCGGCCGCCCCTCTCGCGTTACCTAGCCCGGTCATCCGAGCCTCGTCCCCTCCGCCGCCGACACTCCGCCCGACGCAAAGACGCCCCGGCTCCTCGAAGGAAGCCGGGCGTCTTGCCGTTCTGGCGGATCGGTCAGCCCTGCGGGAGCATGCCGTCCCAGGGGCCGCTGCCGTCTTCGCTTCCGTCGCCGCCGCCGAAGCTGCGGCTGGACGCGAAGGCGAGGATCCCGGCCAGGCAAAGGAGCGCCAGGGCGACGTTCCGCGCCTCGTGGCTCGTTCCCGCCGCGTTCGCCGTGCGGCTGGCGGACGAGGCCGTCTTGCCGGCGGCGCGCTCGCTCACCGACTGCGAGACGGGGGCGCCGGGCTCGGCCGGGGGGGCGGAGGCGGCGTCCTGCTTGGCCGCGTACGCGGTGTAGGCGGCGCCGAACACGGCCACGTGCAGGTGCGGCGGCGTGTGCTCGCGCGTGACGTCGATCACGCCGGCCTTCTCCAACGACAGCAGCTCGCCCTCCAGCCAGGTGCGGCAGGCGGCGTTCTTGGGGATGCGCAGGTCCGCGGCCATGCCGGTGGGGTGCACCGACAGCTTGTGCGCGTTCGACGGCTGGTCCGAGAGCGGGCGGGTGAGGCTGGTCACCACCATCTGCTCGCCGCAGGCCGCGCGGTAGCTGGCGGCGGTGCGCTCCACGAACAGGCGCGTAGCCGGCTGCGCGTCCGGGAACGAGACGCCCTTGCTCACCGTGTAGTCGGCGTTGCCGCCGAGCGGGACGAGCTGGCCTTCGGTCACCAGCGCGCGCACCTGCGCGGGGGTGCGGAGGAACGAGAGCCCCTCCTTCTCCGCGACCTCGTGCTGGCGGACCATGGAGGCGGGAGAGCCCACGAGCGTCACCGGCACGTCCGCGCGGGCAGTGCCCGCGGCCGCGGCGCTGGCGGCAAGGACGAGAAGGGTGGTTCGGAGCATGGTCGCCTCTGTTGTCGCGGGGAAAACATCCGGGTTCCGCCCGGCTTCTCGACTTCCTTGTATCTACCGTAAATATAACGGCTTAGGTCGATTTGCGTAATTGCCAGATCCGTGCCGCGCGCAGGCACATCGTCCGGCTCGGGGGCCGACGGGTGGATGCGTTCGGATCGATGAGAAGCGGCGGGGCGGGGAGAGATCGTGCGCCGCTCAGGCGGGAACGGCGGTCGCGGGCGCCGCGGCCGGGGGCGATGCGGGCGCGTGGGCGCGGGAGACGGCGTCGTACAGGACCTCGATCTGCCGGGTCGCGCGCTCGATGTCCGCGCGGAGGAGCGGGTCGGCGATGCGGCTTCCGCCGCGGACGCGCTCGCCGGGCGCGCGGAGGTCCACCGGCGCCTCTCCGCGCTCGACGGCGTCCGCCAGGCGGGCGAGGGTGTGGCGCGCGGCGCCCGCGAAGCGCGTCAGCTCCGGGCGGAGGGCCTCGGCCGGGCGGGGCTGCGAGGCGAGGGCGGTGACGGTGGCGGTCAGGCGGCGCACGTACGCCAGCACCGTCATCCACGGCTCCATCTCCTTCTCGTCCGCGGCGGTCTCGCCCACGAGGCGCTGGAACGACGCTTCGGCGTTGGTGGTCGCCATGCCCACGCGGCGGCGCTCGCCCGCCGTGTCGGGCATGACCGCATCTTCCGACAGCAGGCGGGCGAGCACGGCGGCGAGGTAGTCGGCCTCGCGGCGCAGCGCCTCGGCCATCACGGCGGGGAAGCGCTCGCGCTCCGGGCTGGGCCACAGCAGGCGGATGGCGAGCAGCGCCAGCGCGGCGCCGATCACGTTGTTGGTCACGCGCACGCCGGCCAGGTGCCAGTCGCCCGCGCCGATCTCTGCCAGCAGCACGAAAGCGGGGGTGAGGAAGACGGAGAAGACGGCGTAGTTGAGCGGCAGCAGCGCGACGCTCACCGCCACCAGCACGAACATCACCGGCACCAGCGCCGCGGTCCCGTGCACAAACGTGCCGATGATGGCCGCCACCACGCCGCCAACGACGGTTCCCGCCACGCGCTGGAGCCCCTTCACGTTCGTCGCGCCGGTGTACGGCTGGAGCACGACGAGGACGGTGAGGGTGACCCAGTAGCCGTGCGGGAGATGGAAGAGCTGCGTGAGCGCCAGCGCGGCCGTGGCGGCGATGCCCACCCGCAGCGCGTGGCGGAGCACGACGGAATCCCACGTCAGGTTCGACGTGAGCGGGCCGAGGAAGGGGTTCTCTTCCCGCGGCGGCTCGGCGGGCGCGGCGGCGGGGACGGGGCGCGCGGGCGCGTCCGCATCTTCGTCGTTCAGGCCGGTCGCGGTGTCCGCCGCGGCTTCGATGAACTCGCGGATGCGCACCATCAGGTCGGCCGCGTGGGCCAGGCGGGCGCGGGCGTCCTCTCCCGCGGCGGCCGGCGGATCGACCGGGTCCGGGTCGTCCGGCATCGCCGCCGTCCAGCCTTCGGGAAGGGCGACGCGGCAGCGGCCTTCCGTCTCCACCACCCGCGCGAGCTCGCGCAGCGCGGCGGCGACGGCGCGGAGGGCGCGGGCAGCGGCGTCCAGCCCGGCGTTCTCGTCGCGCGCCGCGGCTTCGACCGAGACGGAGACGGCCACGAGGGTGCCGAAGACCTGGTCGGCGTCCTCCAGCAGCACCAGCAGGCGCTCGCCTCGGCCGCTCTCCCCCTGGCGCCCACGGCGGAGGCCCGCGAGCACGGCGCGCGCCTCCTCCAGCCGCTCGCGGATCGGCGGGTGGCGGCGGGGCGCGAGCGTGCGCCAGCCGGACGCGTCCTCGTCTCCCGAGGCGAGGGCGGCCTGCTCTGCTGCATAGCCGGCTACCTCGCGATAGGCGGCGGCCACGGCGCGGCGGGCGGGGCGGTAGACGTGGATGGGCCACAGCAGCAGCGCGAGGGCCATCGTCCACGCCGTGCCGGCCAGGGTCCACCCGCCGCGCGCCAGCGCCTCGCCCACGCCGGGGCCGGTGCGGG includes:
- a CDS encoding DUF5715 family protein, which produces MLRTTLLVLAASAAAAGTARADVPVTLVGSPASMVRQHEVAEKEGLSFLRTPAQVRALVTEGQLVPLGGNADYTVSKGVSFPDAQPATRLFVERTAASYRAACGEQMVVTSLTRPLSDQPSNAHKLSVHPTGMAADLRIPKNAACRTWLEGELLSLEKAGVIDVTREHTPPHLHVAVFGAAYTAYAAKQDAASAPPAEPGAPVSQSVSERAAGKTASSASRTANAAGTSHEARNVALALLCLAGILAFASSRSFGGGDGSEDGSGPWDGMLPQG
- a CDS encoding FUSC family protein; its protein translation is MRLPHHIPQPLKESTRFATARPAWANGIRAAIATMVPVVAGGALHLEGAVWMVLGGFSAAILDKGGAYRTRAASMAAFGLVGAATVTLAALAAPHPLLSVALMLVVVTALSFARVYGPGAATVGLTACTVFVVSLSRTGPGVGEALARGGWTLAGTAWTMALALLLWPIHVYRPARRAVAAAYREVAGYAAEQAALASGDEDASGWRTLAPRRHPPIRERLEEARAVLAGLRRGRQGESGRGERLLVLLEDADQVFGTLVAVSVSVEAAARDENAGLDAAARALRAVAAALRELARVVETEGRCRVALPEGWTAAMPDDPDPVDPPAAAGEDARARLAHAADLMVRIREFIEAAADTATGLNDEDADAPARPVPAAAPAEPPREENPFLGPLTSNLTWDSVVLRHALRVGIAATAALALTQLFHLPHGYWVTLTVLVVLQPYTGATNVKGLQRVAGTVVGGVVAAIIGTFVHGTAALVPVMFVLVAVSVALLPLNYAVFSVFLTPAFVLLAEIGAGDWHLAGVRVTNNVIGAALALLAIRLLWPSPERERFPAVMAEALRREADYLAAVLARLLSEDAVMPDTAGERRRVGMATTNAEASFQRLVGETAADEKEMEPWMTVLAYVRRLTATVTALASQPRPAEALRPELTRFAGAARHTLARLADAVERGEAPVDLRAPGERVRGGSRIADPLLRADIERATRQIEVLYDAVSRAHAPASPPAAAPATAVPA